A window of Parasynechococcus marenigrum WH 8102 contains these coding sequences:
- a CDS encoding F0F1 ATP synthase subunit gamma has protein sequence MANLKEIRDRIKSVKNTRKITEAMRLVAAAKVRRAQEQVLRSRPFADRLARILENLQSRMRFEDASSPLMEQRDVETITLVSVTGDRGLCGGYNANIIKRTEQRFAELTGKGFKVKLVLIGNKAIGYFTKRDYPVQATFSGLEQVPTADEANTISTDVLAEFIGAGTDRVELIFTKFINLVSCKPVVQTLLPLDPQDIADPEDEIFRLTTKDGRLTVEPGAGPANTEPKIPSDIVFEQTPEQLLNALLPLYLQNQLLRSLQESAASELASRMTAMNNASDNAKELAKTLTLDYNKARQAAITQEILEVAGGAAAVG, from the coding sequence ATGGCGAATCTCAAGGAAATCCGCGACCGGATTAAATCGGTCAAAAACACCCGCAAGATCACCGAGGCCATGCGCCTCGTGGCTGCGGCCAAGGTGCGTCGCGCTCAGGAGCAAGTGCTCCGCAGCCGTCCTTTCGCGGACCGGCTGGCGCGGATCCTGGAAAACCTCCAGTCCCGCATGCGCTTCGAGGATGCGTCGTCTCCTTTGATGGAGCAACGCGACGTGGAGACCATCACCCTGGTGTCCGTCACCGGTGACCGTGGTCTTTGCGGCGGCTACAACGCCAACATCATCAAGCGCACTGAACAGCGCTTCGCTGAGCTGACGGGCAAAGGCTTCAAGGTGAAGCTGGTGCTGATCGGCAACAAGGCCATCGGTTATTTCACCAAGCGTGATTACCCGGTGCAGGCCACCTTCTCCGGTCTGGAGCAGGTGCCTACAGCGGATGAAGCCAACACCATCTCCACCGATGTGCTGGCCGAATTCATCGGTGCTGGCACCGACCGCGTCGAGCTGATCTTCACCAAGTTCATCAACCTGGTGAGCTGCAAACCGGTGGTGCAGACCCTGCTGCCCTTGGATCCTCAGGACATTGCTGATCCTGAGGATGAGATCTTCCGTCTCACCACCAAGGACGGCCGTCTGACGGTGGAACCCGGAGCTGGCCCTGCCAACACCGAACCGAAGATCCCTTCGGACATCGTGTTCGAGCAGACCCCTGAGCAGCTGCTCAACGCCCTGCTGCCCCTTTATCTGCAGAACCAGCTGCTGCGTTCGTTGCAGGAGTCCGCGGCCTCTGAACTGGCCAGCCGGATGACCGCCATGAACAACGCCAGCGACAACGCCAAGGAGCTGGCCAAGACCCTGACCCTTGACTACAACAAGGCCCGCCAGGCCGCCATCACCCAGGAAATCCTGGAAGTGGCCGGTGGTGCTGCCGCTGTGGGTTGA
- a CDS encoding putative 2OG-Fe(II) oxygenase, which translates to MALQIHALFPTAVATAQLRLDPLELAAQLQTLLMLRGADEGNPNSGCAWTGDLNGVWQLHRHPDFSGLTDRVVEQAWAYLSAVGFDQAKLALHVQRCWPVLSDWDQVVGRHHHPNAHLSAVLYLSGSGSGEDGVLRIHAPSQPNELVPGSAAGHGGPIAAGHPLNQPHWDLAPQPGLLVLFPSRLDHSVLANGDPELLRCSISFDFVLTAPVDGDPPEYLAPHPSLWTPQPLEVN; encoded by the coding sequence ATGGCTCTCCAGATTCATGCGCTGTTCCCTACCGCCGTGGCCACGGCTCAGCTGAGGCTGGATCCGCTGGAACTGGCGGCTCAACTGCAGACCCTGCTGATGCTCAGGGGGGCTGATGAGGGAAACCCCAATTCCGGCTGCGCCTGGACCGGCGACCTCAATGGTGTCTGGCAGTTGCATCGGCATCCCGACTTCAGCGGTCTGACCGATCGGGTGGTGGAGCAGGCCTGGGCTTACCTGTCGGCCGTTGGCTTCGATCAGGCCAAGCTGGCTCTGCACGTGCAGCGCTGCTGGCCTGTGCTCAGCGACTGGGATCAGGTGGTGGGCCGTCACCACCACCCCAATGCCCATCTCAGTGCTGTGCTCTACCTGAGTGGATCCGGCAGCGGCGAGGACGGGGTGCTGCGCATCCATGCCCCATCCCAACCGAATGAGCTGGTGCCTGGATCGGCGGCCGGCCACGGCGGTCCGATCGCGGCTGGCCATCCCCTCAATCAGCCCCATTGGGATCTGGCGCCGCAGCCAGGACTGCTGGTGCTGTTCCCCTCCCGCCTCGACCACAGCGTGCTGGCCAATGGCGATCCGGAGTTGCTGCGCTGCTCCATCAGCTTTGACTTTGTCCTGACCGCTCCAGTTGATGGCGATCCGCCGGAATACCTGGCGCCTCATCCCTCGCTCTGGACCCCTCAACCGTTGGAGGTCAACTGA
- the atpA gene encoding F0F1 ATP synthase subunit alpha, which translates to MVSIRPDEISAILKQQIEDYDKSVSVSNVGSVLTVGDGIARVYGLQQAMAGELLEFEDGTEGIALNLEDDNVGAVLMGEGLGIQEGSTVKATGKIASVPVGEAMLGRVVNSLGRAIDGKGEIATSETRLIESMAPGIIQRKSVHEPMQTGITAIDAMIPVGRGQRELIIGDRQTGKTAIAIDTILNQKDQDMICVYVAVGQKAASVANVVEVLRERGALDYSVIVAANASEPAALQYLAPYTGASIAEYFMYKGKATLVIYDDLSKQAAAYRQMSLLLRRPPGREAYPGDVFYCHSRLLERAAKLSDAMGKGSMTALPIIETQAGDVSAYIPTNVISITDGQIFLSSDLFNSGLRPAINVGISVSRVGGAAQTKAIKKIAGTLKLELAQFAELAAFSQFASDLDASTQQQLERGKRLRELLKQPQFSPLILAEQVAIVYAGVKGLIDAVPVDKVVDFSRELREYLKSNKPEFITEIQEKKLMSPEAEAILKDAISEVVSTLVASAA; encoded by the coding sequence ATGGTTTCCATCCGTCCCGACGAGATCAGCGCCATCCTCAAACAACAGATTGAGGACTACGACAAGTCGGTTTCCGTCAGCAACGTCGGCTCCGTCCTGACGGTGGGCGACGGCATCGCCCGCGTCTACGGCCTGCAGCAGGCCATGGCCGGTGAGCTCCTCGAGTTCGAGGACGGCACCGAAGGCATCGCTCTGAATCTGGAAGACGACAACGTCGGCGCGGTGCTGATGGGCGAGGGCCTGGGCATTCAGGAAGGCAGCACGGTGAAGGCCACCGGCAAGATCGCCTCCGTGCCCGTTGGCGAGGCCATGCTCGGTCGCGTCGTCAACTCCCTGGGCCGCGCCATCGACGGCAAGGGTGAAATCGCCACCAGCGAGACGCGCCTGATCGAATCCATGGCGCCTGGCATCATCCAGCGCAAGTCGGTGCACGAGCCGATGCAGACCGGCATCACCGCCATCGACGCGATGATCCCCGTCGGCCGTGGCCAGCGCGAGCTGATCATCGGTGACCGCCAGACCGGTAAGACCGCCATCGCGATCGACACGATCCTGAACCAGAAGGATCAGGACATGATCTGCGTTTACGTGGCCGTCGGTCAGAAGGCTGCTTCTGTGGCCAACGTTGTGGAGGTGTTGCGTGAGCGCGGTGCCCTCGATTACTCCGTGATCGTGGCCGCCAACGCTTCTGAGCCCGCAGCTTTGCAGTACCTGGCTCCCTACACCGGCGCCTCCATCGCCGAGTACTTCATGTACAAAGGCAAGGCAACTCTGGTGATCTACGACGACCTGTCCAAGCAGGCTGCCGCTTACCGCCAGATGTCACTGCTGCTCCGTCGTCCGCCCGGTCGTGAGGCCTATCCCGGCGACGTTTTCTACTGCCACAGCCGTCTGCTGGAGCGTGCAGCCAAGCTCTCTGATGCCATGGGCAAAGGGTCCATGACGGCTCTACCGATCATCGAAACCCAGGCCGGTGACGTGTCGGCTTACATCCCCACCAACGTGATCTCGATCACGGACGGTCAGATCTTCCTCAGCTCCGACCTGTTCAACTCCGGCCTGCGTCCCGCCATCAACGTGGGTATCTCCGTGAGCCGGGTGGGTGGTGCCGCCCAGACCAAAGCCATCAAGAAGATTGCCGGCACCCTGAAGCTGGAACTGGCTCAGTTCGCTGAGCTGGCCGCCTTCTCCCAGTTCGCATCCGACCTCGATGCGTCCACCCAGCAGCAGCTGGAGCGCGGCAAGCGCCTACGGGAACTGCTGAAGCAGCCCCAGTTCAGCCCGCTGATCCTGGCTGAGCAGGTCGCCATCGTTTATGCCGGCGTCAAGGGCCTCATCGATGCGGTCCCCGTCGACAAGGTGGTCGACTTCTCCCGCGAATTGCGTGAGTACCTCAAGTCCAACAAGCCTGAGTTCATCACCGAAATCCAGGAGAAGAAGTTGATGAGCCCTGAAGCTGAGGCGATCCTCAAGGACGCCATCAGCGAAGTCGTGTCCACCCTCGTCGCTTCGGCGGCCTGA